The proteins below come from a single Acaryochloris sp. CCMEE 5410 genomic window:
- the ttcA gene encoding tRNA 2-thiocytidine(32) synthetase TtcA — protein sequence MTATQLHPSKQLKKLQARLRGLVGKAIRDYNMIEAGDRIMVCLSGGKDSYTMLDILLHLQRAAPIEFEILAVNLDQKQPNFPETVLPNYLEKLQVPYRIVEEDTYSTVKRVIPEGKTMCGLCSRLRRGILYRVAQEEQATKIALGHHREDIIETLFLNLFHAGKLEAMPPKLLSDNRQHMVIRPLAYCPEADIQRYAILRQFPIIPCTLCGSQDTLQRVQVKQMLQTWEQSAPGRLETIFRSLQNIELSQLADPQHFDFANLAIESTFGSNSLDQSQI from the coding sequence ATGACCGCCACTCAACTCCATCCCTCCAAACAACTGAAAAAGCTACAGGCTCGCCTTAGAGGACTAGTGGGTAAAGCCATTCGTGACTACAACATGATCGAAGCAGGCGATCGAATTATGGTGTGCTTGTCAGGGGGCAAAGATTCCTACACCATGCTGGATATATTGCTGCACCTGCAGCGGGCTGCCCCCATTGAGTTTGAGATTTTAGCCGTTAACTTGGATCAGAAGCAACCGAATTTCCCCGAAACGGTTTTACCGAATTACCTGGAAAAATTACAAGTCCCCTACCGGATTGTTGAAGAAGATACCTACAGTACCGTCAAGCGGGTTATCCCAGAAGGTAAAACCATGTGTGGCCTTTGTTCTCGGTTGCGGCGGGGAATTTTATATCGAGTGGCTCAAGAAGAACAGGCAACCAAAATTGCACTGGGTCATCATCGAGAAGACATTATCGAAACCCTCTTTCTCAATCTTTTCCATGCAGGCAAGTTAGAGGCAATGCCACCCAAACTACTGAGTGACAATCGCCAGCACATGGTGATTCGCCCCCTCGCCTATTGCCCCGAAGCCGATATCCAGCGCTATGCTATTTTGCGTCAGTTTCCGATTATTCCCTGCACACTGTGTGGATCTCAGGACACCCTGCAGCGAGTCCAAGTTAAGCAAATGCTGCAAACTTGGGAACAGTCTGCTCCAGGGCGACTAGAAACGATTTTTCGCAGCTTACAAAATATCGAATTGTCCCAACTTGCCGATCCGCAGCATTTTGATTTTGCCAATTTGGCTATTGAATCCACCTTTGGCAGTAATTCACTGGATCAGTCGCAAATCTAG
- the aroQ gene encoding type II 3-dehydroquinate dehydratase gives MSRPNILVLHGPNLNLLGQREPGIYGSVTLEKINQQLLSLAESLQCDIEFYHSNHEGNLVDSIQEALDCHNGILINAAAYTHTSVAIRDALAAVAIPAVEVHLSNIYRREDFRHHSFIAPIVIGQISGFGAQSYSLGLQALVHHLQTQT, from the coding sequence GTGAGCCGTCCTAACATTCTGGTCCTGCACGGTCCCAATCTAAATCTCCTCGGCCAGCGTGAGCCTGGTATTTACGGTTCAGTCACCCTAGAAAAAATTAATCAGCAACTGCTATCTCTAGCAGAATCGCTGCAATGCGATATTGAATTTTATCATTCCAACCATGAAGGCAACCTAGTCGATTCCATTCAGGAAGCCTTGGATTGTCATAACGGCATTCTCATCAATGCAGCCGCCTATACCCATACTAGTGTTGCGATTCGTGATGCTTTAGCAGCCGTCGCGATTCCCGCCGTCGAAGTCCATCTCAGCAATATTTATCGACGCGAAGACTTTCGACACCATTCCTTTATTGCTCCCATCGTAATCGGTCAAATTAGCGGATTCGGTGCCCAGAGTTACTCGTTAGGGCTTCAGGCGCTAGTCCACCACTTACAAACCCAGACTTAA
- a CDS encoding GNAT family N-acetyltransferase, with the protein MLVEVSPLQAQDLADAVALDLQIFGGWWSLQGYQQELDRLSSTLLGLRVRRERSASTVPHDETSSSPPLVGIGCLWRVEDEAHITMLGIHPQYQSRGLGQALLTSLLALARLEQANRATLEVNVANSAAVKLYQKLGFKTAGRRPHYYDNGEDALILWQGSLQAPQFQQSLEEWQRDTEHRLARWGCTGLNLIWGEPKASS; encoded by the coding sequence ATGTTGGTAGAGGTTAGCCCTCTACAGGCCCAAGACTTAGCCGATGCAGTGGCCTTAGATCTGCAAATTTTTGGGGGCTGGTGGAGCTTGCAAGGGTACCAGCAGGAATTAGACCGGCTGAGTAGTACTTTATTGGGACTAAGAGTGCGCCGGGAGCGCTCAGCTTCTACTGTCCCTCATGATGAAACATCGTCCTCCCCTCCCTTAGTCGGTATCGGCTGTCTCTGGCGAGTCGAAGACGAAGCCCATATTACGATGCTGGGTATACACCCTCAATATCAAAGTCGAGGGCTGGGCCAAGCCTTACTCACATCCCTCTTAGCATTGGCCAGGCTGGAGCAAGCCAACCGAGCCACGTTAGAAGTCAATGTTGCCAACTCGGCGGCCGTGAAGCTGTACCAAAAATTGGGGTTCAAAACCGCTGGGCGGCGGCCCCATTACTACGACAATGGTGAGGATGCCCTCATCCTATGGCAAGGAAGTTTACAGGCCCCTCAATTTCAGCAGTCGCTTGAGGAATGGCAACGGGATACTGAGCATCGACTCGCCCGATGGGGGTGTACAGGTCTAAATCTGATCTGGGGTGAACCTAAGGCAAGCTCTTAA
- a CDS encoding competence/damage-inducible protein A, producing the protein MSRSAEVICVGTELLLGEVLNSNAQFLGQELARLGIAHFHQTVVGDNPTRIKRAIALACQRSQLLIFTGGLGPTPDDLTTETLADFFQAPLVNHPEILEDIARKFAQRNRVPSPSNDKQALLPDGAQILPNPIGSAPGIIWHPRPELTIFTFPGVPKEFHRMWQETAVPYLQSTGWVTAQIYSRVLRFWGIPESTLADQVAPLLALTNPTVAPYASKGQARLRISTRATSQETAHQVIAPIEQQIRQICGLHCFGGDDETLESVVGKLLQHRGETLAVAESCTGGGLGQRITGISGSSTYFLGGVISYANAAKRDLLKVNAADLEQYGAVSAIVAKQMAAGVRSQLHSTWGISITGIAGPEGGTKAKPVGLVYIGLSGPPGTQSFEYQISPLRGRDWVRQMSTSHALDRLRRQLLANES; encoded by the coding sequence ATGAGCCGAAGTGCTGAGGTCATTTGCGTGGGGACAGAGCTTCTCCTTGGAGAAGTACTGAACTCAAATGCTCAGTTTTTGGGGCAGGAATTGGCTCGATTGGGTATCGCTCATTTTCATCAGACCGTGGTGGGAGATAACCCTACTCGTATCAAACGTGCGATCGCACTCGCCTGTCAACGCTCTCAACTCTTGATCTTCACAGGGGGCCTAGGTCCAACCCCCGATGACCTGACCACAGAAACCTTGGCTGATTTCTTCCAAGCTCCATTGGTCAACCATCCCGAAATTTTGGAAGATATTGCCCGTAAGTTTGCCCAGCGCAACCGAGTGCCGAGTCCCTCCAACGATAAACAAGCTTTACTCCCTGACGGGGCTCAAATACTTCCAAATCCCATCGGCAGTGCCCCAGGTATCATTTGGCATCCACGCCCCGAGCTAACCATTTTCACCTTTCCCGGTGTACCCAAAGAGTTTCATCGGATGTGGCAGGAAACCGCCGTGCCCTATCTACAATCCACGGGTTGGGTGACCGCCCAAATTTATAGTCGGGTGCTTCGGTTCTGGGGAATCCCCGAATCCACTCTCGCGGACCAGGTTGCGCCCCTACTGGCCTTAACCAATCCCACGGTTGCCCCCTATGCCAGCAAAGGACAGGCTCGATTACGAATTTCCACCCGCGCTACCTCCCAAGAGACCGCCCATCAAGTTATTGCTCCCATCGAACAACAAATTCGGCAGATTTGCGGACTGCACTGTTTTGGGGGGGATGATGAAACCTTAGAATCCGTCGTTGGCAAGCTCCTGCAACACCGAGGAGAAACCTTAGCCGTAGCCGAATCCTGTACAGGCGGAGGGCTAGGGCAACGAATCACGGGGATATCGGGCAGTTCAACCTATTTTTTGGGAGGGGTGATTTCCTACGCTAATGCCGCTAAACGAGATTTGCTGAAGGTTAACGCAGCGGACCTCGAACAATACGGAGCCGTAAGTGCAATCGTAGCAAAACAAATGGCAGCAGGGGTGCGATCTCAACTCCATAGTACTTGGGGCATTAGCATTACTGGCATTGCAGGTCCAGAGGGGGGGACCAAGGCGAAACCCGTAGGCCTGGTTTATATCGGCTTGTCCGGCCCACCAGGAACCCAAAGCTTTGAATATCAGATTAGTCCCTTAAGAGGCCGGGACTGGGTTCGACAAATGAGTACGTCCCACGCCCTTGATCGCTTACGTCGCCAACTGCTGGCAAACGAATCATAA
- a CDS encoding cation diffusion facilitator family transporter, whose protein sequence is MTAETSISSHSHHDHESCAHSHGVIDPSLASSERGLWAVQWSTAGLLVTVLLQMGAVYLSGSVALLADLLHNVGDIICALPLGIAFWMGRWSPNRRFQYGYGRVEDLAGVMIILIIAASAVATGYESIQRFIHPQSLDHLGAVAIAAGIGFIGNEAVALFRIRVGNEIGSAALVADGYHARVDGLVSLAVVISAVGLWLGYTWADPLVGLGITFALIHIVWESGQTVLTRLLDGVEPETTEALQQALAGYDYKNLKARWMGHQLYAQVCLAVEPEMSMGDGDAIANQLRSHLHQEIPYLSDISIEMQPKS, encoded by the coding sequence ATGACCGCAGAGACCTCTATCTCCAGCCACTCCCACCATGACCATGAGTCCTGTGCTCACAGTCATGGCGTCATTGATCCGAGTTTGGCCAGTTCAGAACGAGGCCTATGGGCTGTTCAATGGTCGACGGCTGGGCTTTTAGTCACCGTTTTACTGCAGATGGGTGCCGTTTATCTATCCGGCAGTGTGGCACTACTAGCCGATTTACTGCACAATGTCGGCGATATCATCTGCGCTTTACCCTTGGGCATTGCTTTTTGGATGGGGCGATGGTCGCCCAATCGCCGCTTTCAATATGGCTATGGTCGAGTTGAAGATCTAGCCGGGGTGATGATTATCCTGATTATTGCGGCTAGCGCTGTGGCCACAGGATACGAATCGATTCAGCGATTTATTCATCCCCAATCCTTGGATCATTTGGGAGCCGTTGCGATCGCAGCCGGTATCGGTTTTATTGGCAATGAAGCCGTAGCCCTCTTTCGCATTCGAGTCGGCAACGAAATAGGGAGTGCTGCCCTCGTTGCCGATGGCTATCATGCCCGAGTCGATGGCCTCGTTAGCTTAGCAGTCGTCATTAGTGCCGTGGGGTTATGGCTCGGCTATACCTGGGCGGATCCACTAGTGGGATTAGGAATTACCTTTGCATTAATCCATATCGTTTGGGAGTCTGGTCAGACGGTTTTGACGCGGTTACTAGATGGCGTTGAACCTGAAACAACCGAAGCGCTACAACAGGCCCTAGCCGGATATGACTATAAAAATTTAAAGGCCCGATGGATGGGACATCAGCTTTATGCCCAAGTTTGTCTGGCGGTAGAACCTGAGATGAGTATGGGAGACGGGGATGCGATCGCAAATCAGCTTCGCTCTCATCTTCACCAAGAAATTCCGTACTTATCAGACATCAGTATAGAGATGCAGCCAAAATCCTAG
- a CDS encoding ABC-F family ATP-binding cassette domain-containing protein: MLRLEHISKVYPTGEILKDVNWELKPGDRIGLVGVNGAGKSTQLKIIAGEVEPTSGEVIRPNSLHIAYLNQEFDVVTSRTVREEFWTVFTEANQVQQQQHHIQQQMESADPNALDDLIHQLDRLQRQFEALDGYGLESRIEKILPEMGFSAEDGDRLVSAFSGGWQMRMCLGKILLQSPDILLLDEPTNHLDLETIEWLETYLKGLTTPMVIVSHDRAFMDRLCNRIVETEQGVATAYLGNYSAYIQQKTEQQSAQLSAFEHQQKELEKQQAYVDRFRASATRSTQAKSREKQLNKVERIEAPTADVRTLKFQFPPAPRSGREVVIVKDMVKTYGDDILFLGANLLLERGDRVAILGPNGAGKSTLLHMLMGTEPPDEGTVKFGEHNVIPGYFEQNQAEALDLSKTVMDTIHDEVPDWKNEEVRTLLGRFLFSGETAFKQVEALSGGEKARLALAKMLLSPVNLLILDEPTNHLDIPAKEMLEAALQDYDGTVVIVSHDRYFISQVATKIVEINEGELILYRGDYQYYQEKLAAAAEKAKQEKIASEKAAKAEAKRAKKRKKAKAKV; this comes from the coding sequence ATGCTAAGACTGGAACATATAAGTAAGGTCTACCCCACGGGCGAAATCCTCAAGGATGTGAATTGGGAGCTAAAGCCTGGCGATCGGATTGGCTTAGTGGGAGTCAATGGTGCAGGTAAATCCACTCAACTCAAGATTATTGCTGGCGAAGTTGAGCCAACCTCAGGAGAAGTCATTCGTCCCAACAGCCTGCATATTGCCTATCTCAACCAGGAGTTCGATGTTGTCACGAGTCGAACGGTACGGGAAGAATTTTGGACCGTTTTTACAGAAGCCAACCAAGTTCAGCAACAGCAGCACCACATCCAACAGCAAATGGAAAGTGCTGATCCAAATGCCCTCGACGACTTAATCCATCAACTGGATCGGCTACAGCGCCAGTTTGAGGCCCTTGATGGCTACGGCTTAGAGTCTCGCATTGAAAAAATCTTGCCGGAGATGGGCTTTAGCGCTGAGGATGGAGACCGCTTAGTCAGCGCCTTTAGTGGCGGTTGGCAAATGCGAATGTGCTTAGGCAAAATCCTGCTGCAAAGCCCCGATATTTTGCTACTGGACGAGCCAACGAACCATTTAGATTTAGAAACTATTGAGTGGTTAGAAACCTATTTAAAGGGACTCACAACCCCCATGGTCATTGTGTCCCACGATCGCGCCTTTATGGATCGGCTCTGTAACCGCATTGTCGAAACCGAACAGGGAGTGGCAACCGCTTATTTGGGCAACTATTCTGCCTATATCCAACAGAAAACAGAACAGCAGTCGGCCCAACTCAGTGCTTTTGAACATCAGCAAAAAGAACTTGAAAAACAGCAGGCCTATGTCGATCGGTTTCGCGCCAGCGCCACCCGCAGTACCCAGGCTAAAAGTCGCGAAAAACAGCTCAATAAAGTCGAGCGCATAGAAGCCCCGACTGCCGACGTCCGCACCCTCAAGTTTCAGTTCCCTCCTGCCCCTCGCAGTGGTCGGGAAGTCGTCATCGTCAAGGATATGGTTAAAACCTATGGAGACGATATTCTTTTCCTAGGGGCCAACCTCTTGCTGGAACGGGGCGATCGGGTGGCCATCTTAGGCCCGAATGGGGCCGGGAAATCCACCCTTCTCCATATGCTGATGGGAACGGAGCCCCCCGATGAAGGGACCGTCAAATTTGGAGAGCATAACGTTATTCCAGGGTATTTCGAGCAAAACCAAGCTGAGGCTTTGGATCTGTCAAAAACTGTGATGGACACCATTCATGATGAAGTGCCTGACTGGAAAAACGAAGAGGTTCGAACGCTGTTGGGCCGCTTTCTTTTCAGTGGTGAAACTGCGTTCAAACAAGTGGAGGCCTTAAGTGGAGGGGAGAAAGCTCGCCTGGCTCTAGCAAAAATGCTGCTCAGTCCCGTCAACTTACTTATTTTGGATGAGCCGACCAATCACCTCGATATTCCCGCAAAAGAGATGCTAGAAGCGGCATTACAGGATTATGACGGCACGGTCGTGATTGTCTCCCATGACCGATATTTCATCTCCCAAGTCGCAACTAAGATTGTGGAAATCAACGAGGGAGAATTGATTCTCTATCGGGGTGATTATCAGTACTACCAGGAAAAACTAGCGGCTGCAGCCGAGAAAGCCAAGCAAGAGAAAATTGCCTCTGAGAAAGCAGCCAAAGCTGAAGCAAAGCGAGCCAAGAAACGCAAGAAAGCTAAAGCCAAAGTTTAG
- a CDS encoding serine protease has product MVFKNFTYPAVAFMGVAAVAIAPHPAQALSPDQISGIAKQVTVLIDGQNPGSGVIINRNGDTYTVLTAFHVVGTPDEYDVVTPTDQRYKLDYKTVKRLPGVDLAVLKFKSNKTYKVADLGNSTQVQEGKPIYVAGFPQPTQAINLSIYRFTEGRLTANSSKPLADGYALVYNNSTRPGMSGGPVLNDQGALVGIHGRSDAQQQGNVYFKNDTNLGIPIDTFSTMAPQIGVKLDSIPGPSTPSTSIPSTVPARPPTPPVPQGPRAGDFYLQATDKLQRGDSQGALRDLNQAISLNPNYASAYGDRATIKFQQGDRKGALADLDQAIQIDPQLADAYGIRGLYRVVTGNIRGAQSDVEKAVRLKPEIGYASRGVVRWYRSDLAGAQSDFDQALSLKDSFKDAYAVHYFRGFVRWQLGNFDGALQDLNRSIQLNPKYLEAVGIRGILRFQMGDEVGALRDFDEGIRINTGSSDIYTIRGMIRLTQGDSQGAISDFDQVIRIQPGNVALADMYGSRGIAYFQAGNDEQALASLRQAVQLAKDAGSRESYQKLGNAINNIQSQPALRPKMKAYIQTFMQSYLKRYIGQYVQSYRPLQG; this is encoded by the coding sequence ATGGTGTTTAAAAATTTTACGTATCCAGCTGTGGCGTTTATGGGAGTTGCAGCCGTTGCAATTGCACCTCATCCCGCCCAAGCCCTCAGTCCTGACCAAATTAGTGGCATTGCCAAGCAAGTCACGGTGCTCATTGATGGTCAAAATCCTGGATCAGGGGTCATTATCAATCGGAATGGCGATACCTATACAGTCCTCACGGCGTTTCATGTAGTCGGTACCCCCGATGAATACGATGTCGTCACTCCCACCGATCAACGCTACAAATTAGACTACAAAACCGTTAAACGCTTACCGGGTGTCGACTTAGCCGTTCTCAAATTTAAGAGCAATAAAACCTATAAGGTTGCCGACCTGGGGAACTCCACCCAAGTACAAGAAGGGAAGCCCATCTATGTGGCTGGATTTCCGCAGCCCACCCAAGCCATTAACTTATCCATTTATCGGTTTACAGAAGGGCGACTCACGGCCAACTCATCGAAACCCTTAGCCGATGGTTATGCCCTGGTTTATAACAATTCCACCCGACCCGGTATGAGTGGTGGCCCCGTCCTCAATGACCAAGGTGCCCTAGTCGGCATTCATGGTCGCTCAGATGCTCAGCAACAGGGCAATGTCTACTTCAAAAATGACACCAACTTAGGGATTCCCATCGATACCTTCTCAACGATGGCCCCTCAAATAGGGGTGAAGTTAGATTCAATTCCCGGGCCCTCGACCCCTAGCACATCCATTCCCTCAACTGTTCCTGCACGCCCACCCACGCCGCCGGTCCCTCAAGGACCAAGGGCAGGGGATTTTTACCTCCAGGCCACTGATAAGTTGCAACGGGGAGACTCCCAAGGTGCTTTACGGGACTTGAACCAAGCGATAAGCCTAAATCCCAATTATGCCAGTGCCTATGGCGACCGAGCCACGATCAAATTCCAGCAAGGCGATCGAAAAGGGGCGCTCGCGGACTTAGACCAAGCCATCCAGATTGATCCTCAGTTAGCGGACGCCTACGGCATTCGCGGACTGTATCGAGTGGTTACAGGCAATATTCGTGGCGCTCAATCCGATGTCGAGAAAGCGGTTCGTCTCAAACCTGAGATCGGCTATGCTTCTCGAGGCGTGGTGCGCTGGTATCGCAGTGATTTGGCAGGCGCTCAATCTGATTTTGACCAGGCGCTCAGTCTCAAGGATTCGTTCAAGGACGCCTATGCCGTCCACTATTTTCGTGGGTTTGTCCGGTGGCAGCTGGGCAATTTTGATGGTGCCCTCCAAGATCTCAATCGCTCCATTCAGCTGAACCCCAAATATCTAGAAGCCGTCGGCATTCGAGGGATTCTGCGATTCCAAATGGGGGATGAGGTTGGCGCTTTACGAGACTTTGATGAAGGTATTCGCATCAACACGGGCAGTAGTGATATCTACACCATCCGCGGCATGATTCGCCTCACCCAGGGCGATAGTCAAGGCGCGATCTCTGATTTTGATCAAGTGATTCGCATCCAGCCCGGCAACGTCGCGCTAGCAGATATGTATGGCAGTCGGGGGATTGCCTACTTCCAGGCTGGTAATGATGAACAAGCCTTAGCCAGTCTTCGCCAGGCCGTTCAACTTGCCAAAGATGCCGGAAGCCGAGAATCCTATCAAAAGTTAGGCAACGCTATCAACAACATACAATCTCAGCCTGCTTTACGCCCTAAGATGAAGGCCTATATTCAGACCTTTATGCAAAGCTACCTAAAACGATATATCGGCCAGTATGTGCAGTCCTATCGTCCGTTGCAGGGCTAA
- a CDS encoding ATP-dependent Clp protease ATP-binding subunit gives MFERFTEKAIKVIMLAQEEARRLGHNFVGTEQILLGLIGEGTGVAAKVLKSMGVNLKDARVEVEKIIGRGSGFVAVEIPFTPRAKRVLELSLEEARQLGHNYIGTEHLLLGLIREGEGVAARVLENLGVDLAKVRTQVIRMLGETAEVSAGGGQGRTKTPTLDEFGANLTNLASEGKLDPVVGRQKEIERVIQILGRRTKNNPVLIGEPGVGKTAIAEGLAQRIANGDIPDILEEKRVVTLDIGLLVAGTKYRGEFEERLKKIMDEIRQASNVILVIDEVHTLIGAGAAEGAIDAANILKPALARGELQCIGATTLDEYRKHIERDAALERRFQPVMVGEPSVDETIEILYGLRERYEQHHKLSILDESLEAAAKLSDRYISDRYLPDKAIDLIDEAGSRVRLINSQLPPAAKELDKELRKVLKDKDDAVRSQDFDKAGELRDREMEIKSEIKAIAQNKKSSEDNKDDSPKVTEEDIAHIVASWTGVPVSKLTESESEKLLHMEDTLHQRLIGQDEAVRAISRAIRRARVGLKNPNRPIASFIFSGPTGVGKTELTKALATYFFGSEEAMIRLDMSEYMERHTVSKLIGSPPGYVGYNEGGQLTEAVRRRPYTVVLFDEIEKAHPDVFNMLLQILEDGRLTDAKGRTVDFKNTLLIMTSNIGSKVIEKGGGGLGFEFAEDEADSQYNRIRSLVNEELKGYFRPEFLNRLDEIIVFRQLNKDEVKEISELLLKEVFVRLEEKSITLNITERFKERLVEEGYNPSYGARPLRRAIMRLLEDTLAEEILSGRVKEGDTAIVDVDEDQQVKIAPAEKRELLPQAAE, from the coding sequence ATGTTTGAACGCTTTACAGAAAAAGCCATTAAAGTCATCATGCTGGCTCAAGAGGAAGCCCGCCGCTTGGGGCACAATTTTGTCGGCACAGAGCAAATTCTTTTAGGGCTCATTGGAGAAGGAACTGGCGTTGCCGCCAAAGTTTTGAAATCCATGGGGGTTAACCTTAAAGATGCTCGCGTTGAAGTAGAAAAAATTATCGGTCGCGGTTCTGGATTTGTTGCGGTAGAGATTCCCTTTACCCCCAGAGCCAAGCGCGTTCTCGAGTTGTCGTTAGAAGAGGCCCGCCAACTGGGTCACAACTACATTGGCACGGAGCACTTGCTGTTAGGACTCATCCGTGAGGGTGAAGGGGTCGCCGCCCGTGTTCTAGAAAATCTTGGAGTTGACCTAGCGAAGGTACGCACCCAAGTCATCCGCATGTTGGGTGAAACAGCGGAAGTCTCTGCTGGCGGTGGTCAAGGACGCACCAAGACTCCAACCCTTGATGAGTTTGGCGCAAATCTGACCAACTTGGCATCTGAAGGCAAACTCGATCCAGTGGTCGGTCGCCAGAAAGAAATTGAGCGAGTCATTCAGATCCTCGGCCGTCGGACCAAGAATAATCCCGTTTTGATTGGTGAGCCAGGTGTGGGTAAAACTGCGATCGCAGAAGGTCTCGCCCAGCGAATCGCCAATGGGGATATTCCTGACATCCTGGAAGAGAAGCGCGTCGTCACCTTGGATATTGGTCTGCTGGTTGCCGGTACCAAATATCGAGGGGAATTCGAAGAGCGCCTCAAAAAAATCATGGATGAGATCCGTCAAGCCTCCAACGTCATTTTGGTGATTGACGAAGTTCATACCCTGATCGGTGCAGGGGCTGCTGAAGGAGCCATTGATGCTGCCAATATCCTCAAGCCTGCTTTGGCGCGGGGTGAACTCCAGTGCATCGGTGCCACTACCCTAGATGAGTATCGCAAGCATATTGAGCGGGATGCGGCCCTGGAACGTCGTTTCCAGCCGGTGATGGTGGGTGAGCCTTCTGTAGATGAAACCATCGAAATTCTCTACGGCTTACGCGAGCGCTATGAGCAGCACCATAAGCTCAGCATCTTAGATGAGTCATTAGAAGCGGCGGCCAAGCTCTCCGATCGCTATATTTCCGATCGCTATCTACCTGACAAGGCCATTGACCTAATTGATGAAGCTGGTTCTAGAGTTCGGTTAATTAACTCTCAACTTCCCCCAGCGGCTAAGGAATTGGATAAGGAACTGCGCAAAGTTCTGAAAGATAAGGATGATGCCGTTCGCTCCCAAGACTTTGATAAAGCCGGTGAACTGCGGGACCGCGAGATGGAAATCAAGTCCGAGATTAAAGCCATCGCTCAGAACAAAAAGTCGAGCGAGGACAATAAGGACGATTCCCCCAAGGTCACGGAAGAAGATATTGCCCATATTGTGGCCTCCTGGACTGGCGTTCCCGTCAGTAAGCTGACGGAATCCGAATCTGAGAAGCTGCTGCATATGGAAGATACCCTGCACCAGCGATTAATTGGTCAGGATGAAGCCGTCCGCGCCATTTCCCGAGCGATTCGTCGGGCCCGTGTGGGTCTCAAGAATCCCAACCGTCCCATTGCTAGCTTTATCTTCTCTGGTCCAACTGGGGTGGGTAAGACGGAGCTAACTAAGGCTTTGGCCACCTACTTCTTCGGGTCCGAAGAAGCCATGATTCGCTTAGATATGTCTGAGTACATGGAGCGGCACACGGTTTCCAAGCTAATTGGTTCGCCTCCCGGCTATGTCGGCTATAACGAAGGCGGTCAGCTAACCGAAGCAGTGCGACGACGGCCTTACACCGTGGTCCTTTTTGACGAGATCGAAAAGGCCCACCCTGACGTCTTCAATATGCTCCTGCAAATTTTGGAAGATGGTCGCTTGACCGATGCCAAAGGACGGACCGTTGACTTTAAGAATACCCTGCTGATCATGACCTCGAATATCGGGTCGAAGGTGATTGAGAAGGGTGGCGGTGGCCTCGGATTTGAATTTGCCGAAGATGAAGCGGATTCCCAATACAATCGGATTCGCTCCTTGGTAAACGAAGAGCTGAAGGGCTACTTCCGTCCTGAATTCTTGAACCGACTCGACGAAATTATCGTCTTCCGTCAGCTCAACAAGGATGAGGTCAAGGAAATTTCTGAGCTATTGCTGAAGGAAGTCTTCGTCCGCTTAGAAGAGAAGAGCATCACCTTAAATATCACCGAACGCTTCAAAGAGCGTTTAGTGGAAGAGGGTTACAACCCCAGTTATGGGGCTCGTCCCTTACGTCGGGCGATTATGCGCCTGCTGGAAGACACCTTGGCCGAAGAGATTCTCTCGGGGCGGGTGAAAGAAGGCGATACGGCCATCGTCGATGTAGACGAAGATCAGCAAGTTAAGATTGCCCCGGCTGAAAAACGGGAACTGCTGCCTCAAGCTGCAGAATAA
- a CDS encoding septal ring lytic transglycosylase RlpA family protein, producing the protein MLKKLIVPLTIAASVLFQSAALAQTATYYSDYYQGRQTASGEIFDTWGNTAAHPSLPFGTWVQVTNLNNGASVNVRINDRCNCGIDLSKAAAGQIGLLQTGVAPVSIQVVR; encoded by the coding sequence ATGCTCAAAAAATTAATTGTTCCCTTGACCATCGCAGCATCCGTATTGTTTCAGTCTGCTGCCCTGGCTCAAACTGCAACTTACTACAGTGATTATTACCAAGGTCGCCAAACGGCATCTGGCGAAATTTTCGATACTTGGGGTAATACTGCAGCCCACCCCAGCCTACCCTTCGGTACTTGGGTTCAGGTTACCAATTTGAATAATGGCGCTTCAGTCAATGTCCGTATCAACGATCGATGCAACTGCGGAATTGACCTCAGCAAGGCTGCGGCTGGGCAGATTGGTCTGCTACAAACCGGCGTTGCACCTGTTTCCATCCAAGTTGTACGGTAA